Proteins encoded within one genomic window of bacterium:
- a CDS encoding polysaccharide deacetylase family protein, with amino-acid sequence MSDLSKDKYIIVNYHYVEDPRPKSAGISPCSIAEFDRQISYLSKNFKIVNLGEIYQAAVSGKEGKFCAITFDDGLKDNYVNAFPILQKYQATATFFIITSVFEHRLPAAHKIHILLSRFTADQIIDLFHTFIGEFYPDLKNQYIIPKDRRLTERRMHEGVAMANFKETMIALPEDVRSQFLRYGFKINKLNEEKISSHLFLNREEIKALLDGGMQIGSHSHGHYSMSGDDESFLRKDVKLSKEILSGIIGAYPKWFSYPHGRSSAVAERVLREEGFDLAVTIQRKKIESTDSPLTIPRYDTIDIKEYLDEQKI; translated from the coding sequence ATGTCTGATTTATCGAAAGATAAATATATCATTGTTAACTACCACTACGTGGAAGATCCGCGCCCTAAGTCGGCGGGAATTTCTCCCTGTTCGATTGCTGAGTTTGATCGTCAGATCAGTTATTTGTCAAAGAATTTTAAAATAGTCAACTTGGGAGAGATTTATCAGGCCGCGGTTTCCGGTAAGGAGGGGAAGTTTTGTGCTATTACTTTCGATGATGGCCTGAAAGACAATTATGTTAATGCTTTTCCAATCCTCCAGAAATATCAGGCAACGGCTACTTTCTTTATCATTACCTCTGTATTCGAGCATCGTCTACCCGCAGCTCACAAGATCCATATTTTACTTTCTAGATTTACCGCTGATCAGATTATCGATCTTTTCCATACTTTCATAGGTGAGTTTTATCCAGACCTAAAAAACCAATATATCATTCCCAAGGACCGTCGTTTAACAGAGCGTAGGATGCATGAAGGAGTAGCAATGGCTAATTTCAAAGAAACAATGATCGCCTTGCCGGAAGATGTGCGGAGTCAGTTTTTGCGTTATGGATTTAAGATTAATAAATTGAACGAGGAAAAAATCAGTAGCCATTTATTTTTAAATCGAGAAGAAATCAAGGCTTTGCTGGATGGGGGCATGCAAATCGGTTCGCACTCCCATGGTCATTATTCTATGTCAGGAGACGATGAATCTTTTTTGCGAAAAGACGTAAAACTTTCCAAAGAAATTTTATCAGGGATCATCGGCGCTTATCCCAAATGGTTTTCCTATCCGCATGGGCGTTCTAGCGCGGTGGCCGAACGGGTTCTGCGAGAGGAGGGTTTTGATTTAGCGGTGACTATTCAGCGGAAAAAAATAGAGAGCACCGATAGTCCGTTGACGATCCCTCGGTATGATACGATAGATATAAAAGAGTATTTGGATGAGCAAAAGATTTAG
- a CDS encoding glucose-1-phosphate cytidylyltransferase → MKVVILCGGKGMRLREETEHKPKPLVTIGEMPILWHIMKTYAHYGFRDFVLCLGYKGEMIKDYFLGLDEAANDFTLKLGSGPKVITHHNKRGLADDWNITFVNTGLNSNTGSRLAKIKDFIGNDEEFLLTYGDGVADIDINAAVAYHKQKGKVATLSGVNWINPFGVIEPQDGLVAAFKEKPRSKAFINGGFYILNKKVFDYVKKDEDCILEKEPMEKLSREGQLAIYEHHGFWYCVDTMKHLEDLNVMYASGNRPWMVWENKTTEV, encoded by the coding sequence ATGAAAGTAGTTATCTTGTGCGGCGGGAAAGGAATGCGGCTCCGCGAGGAAACCGAGCACAAACCTAAGCCATTAGTAACTATCGGCGAGATGCCGATTCTTTGGCATATTATGAAAACCTACGCCCACTATGGGTTCAGGGATTTTGTGCTTTGCCTGGGTTATAAAGGCGAAATGATTAAGGATTATTTTCTTGGCCTTGATGAAGCGGCCAACGATTTCACCCTGAAGCTTGGTTCCGGACCGAAAGTGATTACTCATCACAACAAGCGTGGTTTGGCGGATGACTGGAATATCACCTTCGTGAATACCGGCCTGAATTCCAATACCGGCTCCCGCCTCGCTAAAATAAAAGATTTCATTGGCAATGACGAAGAGTTTTTGTTGACCTACGGCGATGGCGTCGCGGACATTGATATCAACGCTGCGGTGGCCTACCACAAGCAGAAGGGGAAGGTGGCTACACTTTCCGGAGTGAATTGGATTAATCCTTTTGGTGTCATTGAGCCGCAAGATGGATTAGTGGCGGCCTTCAAAGAGAAGCCCCGCTCCAAGGCCTTCATCAACGGCGGATTTTATATATTAAACAAGAAAGTTTTTGACTACGTGAAAAAAGACGAGGACTGCATTTTGGAAAAAGAACCGATGGAAAAATTATCGCGGGAAGGTCAGTTGGCAATCTATGAGCATCACGGATTCTGGTACTGTGTAGATACGATGAAGCACTTAGAAGATTTGAATGTGATGTATGCCTCCGGTAATCGTCCGTGGATGGTTTGGGAAAATAAAACGACCGAAGTTTAA
- a CDS encoding SDR family oxidoreductase produces MDKLKKVLVTGSNGYIGSLLVPLLQEKGYEVLGVDAGYFDDPECVFKKTANFTAIKKDVRDINESDLSSVDAICHLAALSNDPMGALDSQLTMDINLNGSIRLAKLAKESGVKKFLFSSSCSIYGALGGEKPVDEETPTDPRTAYAISKVEFEKVLKGMADEKFCPIILRNATAYGSSSKLRLDIVLNNFAANAFSAGEVKILSDGTPWRPMIHAEDIARLFVAFLETPEEKVRGEAINCGQDKENYQVKEIAQIVQGVFPKAKISLSDKPDKDSRSYRVSFQKLQKILPDFKFKWDLKKAAEELRDDFQKHGLPEKPLEQRHFIRLKQINHLKDKKEIDEKLYWNKTTEV; encoded by the coding sequence ATGGATAAGCTAAAAAAGGTGCTGGTAACCGGCAGTAATGGCTATATTGGCTCTCTGCTGGTGCCGTTATTGCAGGAAAAAGGATACGAAGTGCTCGGCGTGGATGCCGGCTATTTTGACGACCCGGAATGCGTTTTCAAAAAGACCGCCAATTTTACCGCCATTAAAAAAGACGTGCGGGATATCAATGAAAGCGACCTCTCCAGCGTAGATGCCATCTGCCATCTGGCCGCCCTCTCTAACGATCCGATGGGAGCACTAGACTCCCAGCTCACAATGGACATCAACCTCAACGGCTCCATCCGGCTCGCCAAGCTCGCCAAAGAATCAGGCGTAAAAAAATTCCTCTTCTCTTCTTCTTGTAGTATCTATGGAGCTCTCGGCGGAGAAAAACCAGTGGACGAAGAAACGCCCACCGACCCACGAACAGCTTATGCAATATCAAAAGTAGAATTTGAAAAAGTATTAAAAGGAATGGCCGATGAAAAATTCTGCCCGATAATCCTCCGTAACGCCACCGCCTATGGCTCTTCCAGCAAGCTTCGCCTAGACATAGTGCTGAATAATTTCGCCGCCAATGCCTTCTCGGCTGGCGAGGTGAAAATCTTGAGCGACGGAACTCCGTGGAGGCCGATGATTCACGCAGAAGATATCGCTCGGCTATTCGTGGCCTTTCTGGAGACTCCGGAAGAAAAAGTGCGCGGAGAAGCGATTAATTGCGGCCAGGATAAAGAAAACTATCAAGTCAAAGAAATAGCGCAGATAGTTCAAGGAGTCTTCCCAAAGGCCAAAATTTCCCTATCGGACAAGCCCGATAAAGATTCCCGCAGTTATCGAGTGTCTTTCCAAAAACTGCAGAAAATACTTCCAGATTTCAAATTTAAATGGGACCTGAAAAAAGCGGCGGAAGAACTACGGGATGATTTCCAAAAACATGGATTACCGGAAAAACCCTTAGAACAGCGGCATTTCATTCGTCTTAAGCAAATCAATCACCTGAAAGACAAGAAGGAGATTGACGAAAAACTCTACTGGAATAAAACGACCGAAGTTTAA
- a CDS encoding NAD-dependent epimerase/dehydratase family protein, producing the protein MLSEPKAVLVTGATGFVGSHLVQRLTNEGYQTHILLRTKSDPWRIADILPKLKAHNVDLTDREGLVKLMEEVRPNFIFHLATAGVYGGKSLPDQDLLKINLGGFLNLVEATNDLEYSLFVNTGSSSEYGPKNEAMKEGDVCQPSNMYGITKLAATLYGQAVAATHKKPIVTLRLFSPFGSHDDAKRFMAIAVSGGIKNEELILSNPTAVRDFIYIDDVIDAYLQCMSKAEALRGQVLNIGSGIEIGIPSLCEKLKEIGKFTNTIRKEPGQPRLGESPSWQADITKAKKLLGWQPKRSLEEGLEKTITWFRENLKSYE; encoded by the coding sequence ATGTTAAGTGAACCGAAAGCGGTTTTAGTGACCGGGGCGACCGGTTTTGTGGGTTCTCATTTGGTGCAGAGATTGACCAATGAGGGATATCAGACCCATATCTTATTGAGAACAAAGTCCGATCCGTGGAGGATAGCGGACATTTTGCCGAAACTGAAAGCGCATAATGTGGACCTGACTGATAGAGAAGGATTAGTAAAACTGATGGAAGAGGTGAGGCCGAACTTTATATTCCATTTGGCAACCGCCGGGGTTTATGGAGGGAAGTCTTTACCTGATCAAGATCTTTTGAAAATAAATTTGGGCGGATTCTTAAATTTGGTGGAGGCAACTAATGATCTCGAATATTCTTTGTTCGTTAACACTGGAAGTTCAAGTGAATACGGTCCCAAAAATGAAGCGATGAAAGAGGGTGATGTGTGTCAACCTTCAAATATGTATGGGATCACCAAGTTGGCCGCCACTTTATACGGCCAGGCAGTCGCTGCGACCCACAAAAAGCCGATCGTGACTTTGCGGCTTTTCTCTCCGTTCGGCTCGCACGACGATGCCAAGCGTTTTATGGCGATTGCTGTAAGCGGGGGAATAAAAAATGAGGAATTGATCCTTAGTAACCCCACAGCTGTGCGCGACTTTATTTATATTGACGATGTGATTGATGCCTATCTACAATGTATGAGCAAAGCGGAAGCGCTTCGCGGCCAGGTGCTCAATATCGGCAGTGGCATAGAGATTGGCATTCCGTCCCTGTGCGAGAAGCTAAAAGAAATAGGCAAGTTTACCAACACTATCCGTAAGGAGCCGGGTCAGCCGAGGCTGGGAGAGTCTCCGAGTTGGCAGGCGGACATCACGAAAGCCAAAAAGTTGTTGGGGTGGCAACCCAAGCGTTCGCTGGAAGAGGGGCTGGAAAAGACTATTACTTGGTTTAGGGAGAATCTTAAATCTTATGAATAA
- a CDS encoding glycosyltransferase family 2 protein, which produces MNNHLTQKKISVVIACYNEEANIRTLYDRLINVFKDITPHYEFIYVDNNSTDSSPQIYKELAAQDKSVSAILMARNFGTSDSSFSAGTEYASGDAVIWIDGDIQDPPELIKEFVQKWLEGNDVVYGIRAKRDASLVMKLGSKLFYRVFNKMSYIHMPVDAGDFGLMDRKVVDVFNQLPERDRFVRGLRAWVGFKQTGIPYKRADRQAGVSTQKISRYFYTFRKGIFSFSYYPLSLITYLAVFAFFILVAAGIIYPIWSIIDPAPSGFLTILMIVLFIGSVQMISLAILGEYLGRIFEEVKGRPKYVIREIINDKRK; this is translated from the coding sequence ATGAATAACCATCTGACACAAAAGAAAATTTCCGTAGTGATTGCCTGCTACAACGAGGAGGCAAACATCCGGACCTTATACGACCGGCTGATTAACGTTTTTAAAGACATCACCCCTCACTACGAATTTATCTACGTTGATAACAACAGCACTGATAGTTCGCCGCAGATCTATAAAGAGCTGGCGGCGCAGGACAAATCCGTTTCCGCCATATTAATGGCCAGGAATTTCGGAACTTCCGATTCTTCTTTTTCGGCCGGTACCGAATATGCCTCCGGCGACGCCGTGATCTGGATAGACGGTGACATCCAAGATCCTCCGGAGTTGATAAAAGAATTCGTGCAGAAATGGTTGGAAGGCAATGATGTTGTTTATGGCATCCGGGCGAAGCGCGATGCCAGCTTGGTAATGAAGCTAGGTTCTAAGTTGTTCTATCGTGTCTTTAACAAAATGTCTTATATCCATATGCCGGTGGACGCGGGAGATTTCGGCTTGATGGACCGAAAGGTGGTGGACGTCTTCAATCAGCTGCCGGAGCGCGACCGGTTCGTGCGTGGATTACGGGCTTGGGTAGGCTTTAAGCAGACCGGAATACCGTACAAGCGAGCCGACCGCCAAGCAGGAGTGAGTACGCAAAAGATTTCGCGTTATTTTTACACCTTCCGCAAAGGAATCTTCTCCTTTTCTTATTACCCACTTTCCCTGATCACTTATCTGGCTGTTTTCGCTTTCTTTATTTTGGTGGCGGCAGGAATTATTTACCCGATTTGGTCCATTATTGATCCCGCGCCTTCCGGATTCCTGACAATCTTAATGATTGTTTTGTTTATCGGCAGTGTGCAAATGATTTCTCTGGCAATCTTGGGCGAATATCTTGGAAGAATTTTTGAAGAAGTGAAGGGTCGGCCGAAGTATGTAATTCGGGAGATTATTAACGATAAAAGAAAATAA
- a CDS encoding thiamine pyrophosphate-binding protein: MKLSDYLIEYLRDQGVKDVFLVTGGAVAHIVDSFRNIKGIDYVCTQHEQPAAMAAEAYARVTGNIGVAMATSGPGATNLITGMCCAWFDSIPTVYITGQVNRGESKGKSGARQVGFQETDIVSMVKPITKYAVLVDDHLKIKYYLDKAFYMAKEGRPGPVLIDVPMDVQRQEIDPAKLRGFNAPKEKTVDAVLKKKIKSALALVAKSQRPVILAGGGIKLAKGNAELLEFIKKTGFPVVTSWSGFDLVPHNHKMLVGQFGVYGNRGANFAVQNADLIISVGSRLDTRQTGGRPATFAREAKKIVVDIDQSELDKRRGLTPDVEICADAKLFLKEMNQSLKDIKIPKIDSWLKKAAEWKVKYPTVLPEYEKQKGSVNSYVFAKTLSEEAAANSIVLPDDGGNLTWTMQSWQLKEGQMLFSAFGNSPMGYSFPAAIGASYAADHKRPVICIIGDGSFQMNIHELQTVAHYKIPIKIFILNNHSYGIIKQFQDMYFGGRHEASSSDKGYSCPDFIKVAQAYGLKTVSINNHQELRKKIKEVLASKEAVLCDVLLDEGQKLMPKLEFGKSIEDLMPYLPREEFKKNMIVKPLDEPR, translated from the coding sequence ATGAAGTTATCCGACTATTTAATTGAATATCTACGCGACCAAGGGGTGAAGGATGTTTTTTTGGTAACCGGAGGAGCGGTGGCGCACATCGTGGACTCTTTTCGAAACATAAAGGGCATTGATTATGTGTGCACCCAACACGAACAGCCGGCGGCGATGGCGGCAGAGGCTTACGCGCGTGTTACCGGAAATATTGGAGTGGCGATGGCGACCAGTGGGCCGGGAGCGACTAATTTAATTACCGGAATGTGTTGCGCTTGGTTTGATTCTATCCCGACGGTTTATATCACGGGGCAGGTCAATCGCGGAGAGTCAAAAGGAAAGAGCGGAGCGCGGCAGGTCGGTTTCCAGGAAACCGACATTGTCAGCATGGTGAAGCCAATCACTAAGTACGCAGTATTAGTGGATGATCATTTGAAAATAAAATATTACTTAGACAAAGCTTTTTATATGGCCAAAGAAGGCCGGCCCGGACCGGTTCTGATTGATGTGCCGATGGATGTCCAGCGGCAGGAAATTGACCCAGCGAAACTCAGGGGTTTTAACGCGCCGAAAGAAAAAACTGTGGATGCGGTTTTAAAAAAGAAAATTAAATCCGCCTTGGCATTGGTTGCGAAATCCCAGCGCCCGGTAATCCTTGCGGGTGGGGGAATTAAGTTAGCTAAGGGCAATGCTGAGCTTTTGGAATTCATTAAGAAAACCGGCTTCCCGGTAGTTACCTCTTGGAGCGGATTTGACCTAGTGCCGCACAACCATAAAATGTTGGTAGGGCAATTCGGAGTTTATGGAAACCGAGGAGCTAACTTTGCCGTGCAAAATGCTGATTTGATAATTAGCGTGGGTTCTCGTTTGGATACAAGGCAAACCGGCGGCCGTCCGGCTACTTTTGCCAGAGAGGCAAAAAAAATTGTTGTGGACATTGATCAGTCTGAGCTGGATAAGCGCCGAGGTCTGACTCCTGATGTTGAGATTTGCGCCGACGCTAAGTTATTTTTGAAAGAGATGAATCAATCTCTTAAAGATATAAAAATTCCCAAGATTGATTCATGGCTGAAAAAGGCGGCTGAATGGAAAGTGAAATATCCTACAGTTCTCCCTGAATATGAAAAGCAAAAGGGCAGCGTTAATTCCTATGTTTTCGCTAAAACTCTTTCCGAAGAAGCCGCGGCGAATTCAATCGTCCTTCCCGATGACGGAGGCAACCTTACTTGGACAATGCAGTCTTGGCAGCTGAAAGAAGGCCAGATGCTTTTTTCGGCCTTCGGGAATTCTCCGATGGGTTATTCTTTCCCGGCGGCGATTGGCGCTTCTTATGCCGCCGACCACAAACGTCCGGTGATTTGTATCATCGGTGACGGCAGTTTCCAGATGAATATTCACGAACTGCAAACCGTTGCTCACTATAAGATTCCAATCAAGATATTTATTTTGAATAATCACTCTTACGGAATCATCAAGCAATTCCAGGATATGTATTTTGGTGGCCGACACGAGGCTTCTTCCTCGGACAAAGGCTATAGCTGTCCGGATTTTATTAAAGTTGCTCAAGCATACGGGCTAAAGACTGTTTCTATTAATAATCATCAGGAGTTACGGAAAAAGATTAAGGAGGTGCTGGCCTCTAAGGAGGCAGTTCTATGTGATGTGTTGTTGGATGAAGGGCAAAAGTTGATGCCGAAATTGGAATTCGGAAAATCGATTGAAGACTTGATGCCTTATTTGCCGCGCGAGGAGTTTAAGAAAAATATGATCGTGAAGCCGTTGGACGAACCAAGATAA
- a CDS encoding pyridoxal phosphate-dependent aminotransferase has translation MEHQFSKDAKNLVGSPMFKMMARVQELEKSGKKIIHFEIGDPDFSTPQRITDAAIDALKAGETHYVNSSGMAQLRDAICDSTEKDLGWRPEREQVVVAPAISFIYFTVRALVNPGEEVIVAEPGYSSYFSTFDFIGVKAVTVPVFEKNNFRLAAADLEKAITPKTRLVILTSPSNPTGAMMTKENLTAIYKLAEKHNFYILSDEVYKKMTYDLPFSSISANDRCQERVIILDGFSKAYAMTGWRLGYSIAPKPIAEKLGLMIQTVISNVPPFIQLAGVEALSGDQSSIKVMMDEYRKRKDVMIKGFNELPGVSCIDPDGAFYAFPNIQKTGMTSKEFAEFILEKANVALLPGTDFGPHGEGYLRVTFATSLSNIEEGLRRMKEALSKK, from the coding sequence ATGGAGCATCAATTTTCTAAAGACGCAAAAAATTTAGTTGGCAGCCCGATGTTCAAAATGATGGCGCGGGTGCAGGAGCTGGAAAAGTCCGGCAAGAAGATCATCCATTTTGAAATAGGCGATCCCGATTTTTCCACGCCTCAGCGTATTACCGATGCGGCAATCGATGCTTTGAAGGCCGGAGAAACTCACTATGTGAATTCTTCCGGTATGGCCCAGCTACGCGATGCTATCTGCGATTCCACCGAAAAAGATCTGGGTTGGAGGCCGGAGCGTGAGCAGGTCGTCGTTGCCCCAGCGATTTCTTTTATTTATTTTACCGTCCGGGCGTTGGTTAATCCCGGTGAAGAAGTGATTGTAGCAGAGCCGGGCTATTCTTCATATTTTTCTACTTTTGACTTCATCGGCGTAAAGGCCGTCACCGTTCCGGTATTTGAAAAGAATAATTTTCGGCTAGCGGCGGCCGATCTGGAAAAAGCGATTACTCCAAAAACTCGGTTGGTAATTCTCACTTCTCCTAGTAATCCGACCGGGGCGATGATGACCAAGGAGAATTTGACGGCCATCTACAAGCTGGCGGAGAAGCATAATTTTTATATCTTGAGCGACGAGGTTTATAAAAAAATGACTTACGACTTGCCCTTTAGCTCCATTTCGGCCAACGACCGTTGCCAGGAACGGGTGATTATTTTGGATGGATTTTCAAAGGCTTATGCAATGACTGGCTGGCGTCTGGGTTATTCTATTGCTCCGAAGCCAATCGCTGAAAAATTAGGATTAATGATTCAGACGGTCATTTCCAATGTGCCCCCATTTATTCAATTGGCAGGCGTTGAGGCCCTTTCCGGAGATCAGAGCAGTATAAAAGTGATGATGGATGAGTATCGAAAGAGAAAGGATGTGATGATTAAAGGATTTAATGAATTGCCTGGAGTTTCCTGCATAGATCCCGATGGAGCTTTTTATGCATTTCCGAATATTCAGAAAACCGGAATGACCAGCAAAGAATTTGCGGAATTTATTTTAGAAAAGGCCAACGTTGCGCTGTTGCCCGGCACTGATTTTGGGCCGCACGGCGAGGGATATTTACGTGTTACCTTTGCCACCTCTTTGTCTAATATTGAAGAAGGGCTTCGCCGGATGAAAGAAGCGCTGTCAAAAAAATAA
- the rfbH gene encoding lipopolysaccharide biosynthesis protein RfbH yields the protein MDKEIAGFIKKYYQKNFAGKKFVPGETHIPASGKSFDYQEMVLMTEAVLDGWWTEGRFAAAFEKQLAEFVGVKHCVTTNSGSSANLLAISALTSYHLGERRLKPGDEVITLAAGFPTTINPIILHQAIPVFVDIDLATANVDIGKLEKAFSKKTKAVFLPHHLGNPFNVAAVQKLCKKHKAWLIEDCCDALGAKFGGKRVGSFGDLSTFSFYAAHHITSGEGGAIMTNDERLAAIVRSFRDWGREYWFKTGEDIRRNKGLGTVKHSKLPADYDDKFIFSEIGYNLRLTDMQAALGLVQLGKIGEFAKRRESNFQYLYKLMSPYKKFFILPGMEKSAAPSWFGFLMTLKPDCPFTRKEFVDYLHKHNVGTRMFLAGNVIKQPYFQIYKVKFKAGNLASTDYVLSNSVWVGVHQAIDNERREYMGKVLKSFLAKYK from the coding sequence ATGGATAAAGAAATAGCGGGTTTCATAAAAAAGTATTACCAGAAGAACTTCGCGGGGAAGAAATTCGTTCCCGGCGAAACACATATTCCCGCTTCGGGAAAATCTTTTGATTATCAGGAGATGGTTTTGATGACGGAAGCCGTTTTGGATGGTTGGTGGACCGAGGGACGGTTCGCGGCGGCTTTTGAGAAGCAGTTGGCCGAATTCGTAGGCGTCAAACATTGCGTTACCACCAATTCCGGATCTTCGGCCAATCTTCTGGCTATTTCCGCGCTGACTTCTTATCATCTGGGCGAACGACGCTTGAAACCGGGAGATGAAGTGATTACTTTGGCAGCCGGATTCCCAACCACTATTAATCCGATAATTCTTCATCAAGCCATCCCGGTTTTCGTGGATATTGATCTCGCGACTGCCAACGTGGATATTGGAAAATTAGAGAAAGCTTTCTCTAAAAAAACTAAAGCTGTGTTCCTTCCTCACCATCTCGGCAATCCATTTAACGTGGCAGCCGTTCAGAAGCTTTGCAAAAAACATAAAGCCTGGCTGATAGAGGATTGTTGCGATGCTCTGGGGGCGAAATTCGGTGGGAAGCGCGTCGGCAGCTTCGGCGACTTGTCCACCTTCAGTTTTTATGCCGCACACCACATAACCAGCGGAGAAGGAGGAGCGATAATGACCAATGATGAGCGGCTGGCCGCCATCGTGCGTTCATTCCGTGATTGGGGTCGGGAATATTGGTTCAAGACTGGCGAGGATATCCGACGCAACAAAGGCCTGGGAACGGTTAAGCACAGCAAGCTTCCGGCTGATTACGATGATAAATTTATCTTCTCCGAGATCGGCTACAACCTGCGCCTGACCGATATGCAGGCCGCGCTGGGTTTAGTTCAACTCGGAAAGATCGGAGAGTTCGCGAAACGTCGGGAAAGCAATTTCCAATATTTGTATAAGTTGATGAGCCCGTATAAAAAGTTCTTTATTTTGCCGGGCATGGAAAAATCCGCAGCGCCTTCTTGGTTTGGATTTTTAATGACCCTGAAGCCGGATTGCCCATTTACTCGTAAGGAATTCGTGGATTATTTGCACAAACACAACGTTGGTACCCGTATGTTCCTCGCCGGCAACGTTATCAAGCAGCCGTACTTCCAGATATATAAGGTAAAGTTTAAAGCTGGGAATCTTGCCAGCACGGATTACGTTTTGAGTAATTCCGTTTGGGTCGGAGTCCATCAGGCGATTGATAATGAGAGGAGGGAATATATGGGGAAAGTCTTGAAGTCGTTTTTGGCGAAGTATAAATAA
- a CDS encoding CDP-glycerol glycerophosphotransferase family protein: MTKTIFITIFQGVEARNILRTDIYKELVGRPDVRLVLFTDSEEKRNYYQKEFNGPNVIYEVVGEYHARGIQKFFGAAKFNLINTATVDIKRDILFFKEHSYLKFYRRWLINRLFARNFVRRIVRWLDWRLVSDQFFKKYFDQYDPDLVLSAHLFGGTETAVIREARRRGVVSVGLINSWDKLTARAMIRLLPDWMIVHNDSVKKDAIIYADMPAGRIFVSGIPHFDRYKTGTRAPRDRFLQEIGLDPDKKTILYLPVGRAASDDDADMMKFFADLLSDKRLKFPTQLIFRFPPNDEIVAEGKFPNGVVIQTPGRRFSLKRGSDWDMNEDDFRILADTITSSDVVVGYPSTMMIDAAIFDKPVINIAYERRPHPRNFILWAYEVDHYRSVLNTGAVRLVKNDDELIDQLNAYFADPSSDREGRRRLVAEQCGAQDGKAGKRVADFLLNRI, translated from the coding sequence ATGACAAAGACCATTTTTATTACGATCTTCCAAGGAGTGGAGGCGCGTAATATTCTCCGAACCGATATATATAAGGAATTGGTTGGTCGTCCGGATGTTCGGCTGGTTCTTTTTACCGACAGTGAAGAGAAAAGGAATTATTATCAAAAGGAATTTAACGGTCCGAACGTGATCTATGAGGTCGTTGGGGAATATCACGCTCGCGGCATTCAGAAATTTTTTGGTGCAGCCAAATTCAATCTAATTAATACTGCCACGGTTGATATTAAAAGAGATATCCTGTTTTTCAAAGAACATAGTTATCTGAAATTTTATCGGCGGTGGCTGATCAATCGGCTGTTCGCGCGCAATTTTGTTCGCCGGATAGTTCGCTGGTTGGACTGGCGGTTGGTTTCTGACCAGTTTTTTAAAAAGTATTTTGATCAATACGATCCGGATCTAGTCCTATCAGCACATCTTTTTGGTGGCACAGAGACCGCAGTGATTCGGGAGGCGCGCCGTCGTGGAGTTGTCAGCGTCGGATTGATCAATTCCTGGGATAAACTGACCGCCAGAGCAATGATCCGTTTGCTTCCGGATTGGATGATTGTTCATAACGATTCAGTGAAAAAAGATGCGATTATTTATGCCGATATGCCAGCTGGTCGCATCTTCGTTTCCGGCATACCCCACTTCGATCGGTATAAGACCGGGACCAGGGCTCCGCGCGATCGCTTTTTGCAAGAGATCGGCCTTGACCCCGATAAAAAAACCATTTTGTATCTTCCAGTCGGTCGCGCCGCCAGTGATGATGATGCCGATATGATGAAATTTTTTGCCGATCTGTTATCGGATAAACGTTTGAAATTTCCGACTCAGCTGATTTTTCGATTCCCGCCTAATGATGAGATTGTCGCGGAGGGAAAATTTCCAAATGGTGTAGTTATTCAAACACCGGGACGAAGATTCTCTTTGAAACGTGGATCGGATTGGGATATGAATGAGGACGATTTCCGGATCCTAGCCGACACAATTACTAGCAGTGATGTCGTGGTCGGGTATCCTTCAACGATGATGATAGATGCGGCGATTTTTGATAAGCCGGTGATTAACATTGCATATGAGCGGCGCCCGCATCCCCGAAATTTCATCCTCTGGGCTTACGAGGTGGATCACTATCGGTCCGTGCTCAATACCGGCGCCGTCCGGTTGGTTAAGAATGACGATGAATTAATTGATCAGCTGAATGCTTATTTTGCGGATCCTTCATCGGATCGTGAGGGGCGCCGTCGTTTAGTCGCGGAGCAATGCGGCGCACAGGACGGTAAGGCGGGAAAGCGGGTGGCGGATTTTTTGCTAAACCGTATTTAA